A window from Vigna angularis cultivar LongXiaoDou No.4 chromosome 7, ASM1680809v1, whole genome shotgun sequence encodes these proteins:
- the LOC108344791 gene encoding UDP-glycosyltransferase 71K1, with protein MAEMKKKAGLIFFTIPGIGHLGSSLELAQLLINRHNHLSITMICMKLPHAPYSDAYIRSITASQPQIQAIDLPHVEPPPQELLNRSIPHYIWTLLQILKPQVKATVQNILSSSQSNPVIGLVIDVFCSPMIDVGNDLGIPSYLFMPSNVGFLSLMLSLQKRQVGDVFCDSDSKWLIPGFPDPFPSSVMPDAVFSKEGGYAAYYNLAKRFQDSKGIIVNTFQELEQYAINALCNGQIQTPSIYAVGPLINLKGHPNPNLDHAQHDRILKWLDEQPDSSVVFLCFGSRGSFDPPQTREIAQALQRTGVRFLWTKRSPPTTTKKEERTLPEGFLEWTEGRGMLCDWAPQVEVLAHKAIGGFVSHCGWNSILESLWFGVPILTWPIYAEQQLNAFRMVREFRLAVELRLDYRRGSDLVMAEEIENGLKQLMDRDNMVHKKVKEMQEVARKVVLSGGSSFSSVEKLIDVMTLNFMVGLPSHFDESINEKA; from the coding sequence ATGGCtgaaatgaagaagaaagcaGGGTTGATCTTCTTTACCATACCGGGGATTGGCCACTTAGGTTCATCTCTCGAATTAGCACAACTTTTGATCAACCGTCATAACCATCTTTCAATCACAATGATCTGCATGAAGCTCCCTCATGCTCCCTATTCCGATGCATACATCAGATCAATTACAGCTTCACAACCACAAATCCAAGCCATTGATCTCCCCCACGTAGAACCCCCTCCACAGGAACTACTAAATAGATCAATACCACACTACATATGGACCCTCTTGCAGATCCTCAAACCCCAGGTCAAAGCCACCGtacaaaacattttatcatCATCTCAGTCAAATCCCGTCATTGGGTTGGTCATAGATGTTTTCTGTTCACCGATGATTGATGTGGGAAACGACCTGGGCATCCCTTCTTATTTGTTCATGCCCTCAAATGTTGGGTTTTTGAGTCTCATGCTTTCCCTTCAGAAACGTCAAGTTGGTGATGTGTTCTGTGATTCTGATTCAAAATGGTTGATTCCGGGTTTCCCTGATCCATTTCCTTCTAGTGTTATGCCTGATGCTGTTTTTAGCAAAGAGGGTGGATATGCTGCTTATTATAATCTTGCTAAGAGGTTCCAGGACTCCAAAGGTATCATTGTTAATACTTTTCAAGAGTTGGAGCAGTATGCTATTAATGCATTATGTAACGGTCAAATTCAAACACCTTCTATCTATGCTGTTGGTCCACTGATTAATCTCAAGGGTCATCCTAACCCAAATTTGGATCATGCACAACATGACAGAATATTGAAATGGCTAGATGAGCAACCTGATTCTTCAGtagtttttctttgttttggaAGTAGAGGAAGTTTTGATCCACCTCAAACAAGAGAAATAGCACAAGCACTTCAGCGTACTGGAGTTAGGTTCTTGTGGACTAAGCGTTCTccaccaacaacaacaaaaaaggaagagagaacGTTACCAGAAGGGTTTTTAGAGTGGACAGAAGGTAGGGGAATGCTATGTGATTGGGCACCACAAGTGGAGGTTCTGGCCCACAAAGCCATTGGGGGGTTTGTGTCTCATTGTGGATGGAACTCTATTTTAGAAAGCTTGTGGTTTGGAGTACCAATATTGACATGGCCTATTTATGCAGAGCAGCAGCTGAATGCTTTTAGGATGGTGAGGGAATTTAGATTGGCAGTGGAGCTGAGACTGGACTATAGAAGGGGTAGTGATCTTGTAATGGCGGAGGAGATTGAGAATGGGCTGAAACAGTTAATGGATAGAGATAATATGGTACACAAGAAGGTGAAAGAAATGCAAGAGGTGGCTAGGAAAGTTGTACTCAGTGGTGGGTCTTCTTTCAGCTCTGTTGAGAAACTCATTGATGTCATGACATTGAATTTCATGGTGGGGTTGCCTAGCCACTTTGATGaatcaattaatgaaaaagcctAA